From the Lathyrus oleraceus cultivar Zhongwan6 chromosome 4, CAAS_Psat_ZW6_1.0, whole genome shotgun sequence genome, one window contains:
- the LOC127076774 gene encoding metalloendoproteinase 4-MMP: protein MFHSFCYTFTFLFTTTLLFTPSSSSHIASQPATKIFITDHNTQSFTNAGKGNIITGISQFKRYLSRFGYLKNNKPFSDEFDASFESALIQYQRNLGLQVTAKLDSTTLSQMITPRCGVQDTIKTHRNHIHNTTHFVYFPGKPRWSRDNDMPITLTYSFSRDYMIHNLSFQEIRETFKRAFSKWSVVIPVKFVESKDYGFADIKIGFYSGEHGDDEPFDGVLGVLAHSFLPEIGRLHLDAAETWAVDFGVTKSEVAVDLESVATHEIGHLLGLSHSSVKEAVMYPSLRPRDKRADLNIDDIKGVQSLYGSNPNFRSQWSLESDISTNHGTKFGLDTFKLSIIGFFIVISLVL from the coding sequence ATGTTCCATTCATTCTGTTACACTTTCACATTTCTCTTCACTACTACTCTTCTCTTCACACCATCATCATCTTCACACATTGCTTCACAACCAGCCACCAAAATATTCATCACAGACCACAACACTCAAAGCTTCACCAATGCTGGTAAAGGCAACATCATCACAGGAATATCACAGTTCAAAAGATACCTCTCTCGTTTTGGTTACCTTAAAAACAACAAACCATTCAGCGACGAATTTGATGCGAGTTTTGAATCAGCTCTCATCCAATACCAACGGAATCTTGGACTCCAAGTAACTGCTAAACTCGATTCAACCACACTTTCTCAAATGATCACACCAAGATGCGGTGTTCAAGACACAATCAAAACTCATCGTAATCATATTCATAACACGACACATTTTGTTTATTTTCCTGGAAAACCAAGATGGTCACGTGACAATGACATGCCAATCACACTAACCTATAGCTTCTCACGTGACTACATGATACATAATTTGAGCTTTCAAGAGATAAGAGAAACTTTCAAAAGAGCATTCTCTAAATGGAGTGTTGTTATTCCGGTTAAATTCGTCGAATCCAAGGATTACGGTTTCGCAGACATAAAAATAGGGTTTTATAGCGGGGAACATGGCGACGATGAGCCATTTGATGGTGTTCTTGGTGTGTTAGCGCATTCGTTCTTGCCGGAGATTGGAAGACTCCACCTTGATGCGGCCGAGACATGGGCGGTTGATTTCGGAGTAACGAAATCGGAAGTGGCGGTTGATTTGGAGTCAGTTGCAACACATGAAATTGGACATTTGTTGGGTTTGTCACATAGTAGTGTGAAAGAGGCAGTGATGTATCCAAGTTTAAGGCCAAGAGATAAAAGAGCTGATTTGAATATTGATGATATCAAAGGTGTGCAATCTCTTTATGGTTCTAATCCTAATTTTAGATCTCAGTGGTCATTGGAATCTGATATTTCCACAAATCATGGTACAAAGTTTGGACTTGACACATTCAAGTTATCTATAATTGGTTTCTTTATTGTAATTTCATTAGTTCTATAA
- the LOC127076775 gene encoding uncharacterized protein LOC127076775 isoform X2 has translation MVDRQIVCCMCGDVGFTDKLFRCNNCHHRFQHSNFYGELSEIYECDWCQSKGKSSVGSKKPAERVVINGGSSECPGEKILKQRREEKCSEKRKSPVPSPRQATRRYKLLKDVMC, from the exons ATGGTGGATCGTCAAATCGTGTGCTGCATGTGCGGTGACGTTGGTTTCACTGACAAGCTTTTCCGATGCAACAACTGTCATCACCGCTTCCAACACTC TAACTTCTATGGAGAACTAAGTGAGATTTACGAGTGTGATTGGTGCCAAAGCAAAGGGAAAAGCAGTGTTGGCTCCAAGAAACCGGCTGAGAGAGTAGTGATAAACGGTGGTTCTTCTGAATGTCCCGGCGAGAAAATACTGAAGCAGCGTCGGGAGGAGAAGTGTTCGGAGAAGAGGAAGAGTCCGGTGCCGTCACCGAGACAAGCCACACGCAGGTATAAGCTTCTGAAGGATGTAATGTGTTGA
- the LOC127076775 gene encoding uncharacterized protein LOC127076775 isoform X1: MVDRQIVCCMCGDVGFTDKLFRCNNCHHRFQHSYCSNFYGELSEIYECDWCQSKGKSSVGSKKPAERVVINGGSSECPGEKILKQRREEKCSEKRKSPVPSPRQATRRYKLLKDVMC; encoded by the exons ATGGTGGATCGTCAAATCGTGTGCTGCATGTGCGGTGACGTTGGTTTCACTGACAAGCTTTTCCGATGCAACAACTGTCATCACCGCTTCCAACACTC GTATTGTAGTAACTTCTATGGAGAACTAAGTGAGATTTACGAGTGTGATTGGTGCCAAAGCAAAGGGAAAAGCAGTGTTGGCTCCAAGAAACCGGCTGAGAGAGTAGTGATAAACGGTGGTTCTTCTGAATGTCCCGGCGAGAAAATACTGAAGCAGCGTCGGGAGGAGAAGTGTTCGGAGAAGAGGAAGAGTCCGGTGCCGTCACCGAGACAAGCCACACGCAGGTATAAGCTTCTGAAGGATGTAATGTGTTGA